The following are encoded together in the Helicobacter pylori genome:
- a CDS encoding flagellar basal body P-ring protein FlgI, whose amino-acid sequence MKRVFLWLIFVLAFHKLLAEKIGDIASVVGVRDNQLIGYGLVIGLNGTGDKSGSKFTMQSISNMLESVNVKISADDIKSKNVAAVMITASLPPFARQGDKIDIQISSIGDAKSIQGGTLVMTPLNAVDGNIYALAQGAITSGNSNNLLSAHIINGATIEREVSYDLFHKNAMVLSLKNPNFKNAIQVQNTLNKVFGNKVAIALDPKTIQITRPERFSMVEFLALVQEIPINYSAKNKIIVDEKSGTIVSGVDIMVHPIVVTSQDITLKITKDPLDNSKNAQDLDNNMSLDTVHNTLSSNGKNITIAGVVKALQKIGVSAKGMVSILQALKKSGAISAEMEIL is encoded by the coding sequence TTGAAACGGGTGTTTTTGTGGCTTATTTTTGTATTAGCCTTTCACAAGCTTTTGGCCGAAAAAATAGGCGATATAGCGAGCGTGGTGGGCGTAAGGGATAACCAGCTGATTGGTTATGGGCTTGTGATTGGCCTAAATGGCACAGGGGATAAATCCGGCTCAAAATTCACCATGCAATCCATTTCTAACATGCTAGAGAGCGTGAATGTCAAAATCTCTGCAGACGATATTAAATCTAAAAATGTCGCTGCAGTGATGATTACAGCCTCCTTACCCCCCTTTGCAAGACAGGGCGATAAAATTGATATTCAAATTTCTTCTATTGGGGATGCAAAATCCATTCAAGGAGGGACTTTGGTGATGACCCCTTTAAATGCGGTAGATGGGAATATTTACGCCCTAGCTCAAGGGGCTATCACTTCGGGTAATTCTAATAACTTGCTCTCAGCCCATATCATCAATGGGGCGACTATTGAAAGGGAAGTTTCGTATGATTTGTTCCACAAAAACGCCATGGTTTTAAGCCTAAAAAACCCCAATTTTAAAAACGCTATCCAAGTGCAAAACACTTTAAATAAGGTATTTGGCAATAAAGTAGCGATAGCGCTAGATCCAAAAACCATTCAAATCACTCGCCCAGAGCGTTTTTCTATGGTGGAGTTTTTAGCCTTAGTGCAAGAAATCCCTATCAATTACAGCGCGAAAAATAAGATCATTGTAGATGAAAAATCAGGCACGATCGTTTCAGGAGTAGATATAATGGTGCATCCTATAGTGGTTACAAGCCAAGACATCACGCTTAAAATCACTAAAGATCCCTTAGACAATTCTAAAAACGCGCAGGATTTAGACAACAACATGTCCTTAGACACCGTTCATAACACGCTGAGTTCTAATGGGAAAAACATCACCATTGCCGGGGTGGTAAAAGCCTTACAAAAAATTGGCGTGAGCGCTAAGGGGATGGTTTCAATCTTGCAAGCCCTAAAAAAAAGCGGCGCGATTAGCGCTGAAATGGAGATACTATGA